The genome window ATCCGTGTGAAATGATCTTTTCTCCTCCTATCCCATCTTTTTCTTGACAGCAGATCTTTGGGGCGCAAATCTGCGTTCGGGAGAAAAAGATGAAGAAAAACCGCGCCATCCGGGAAATATCCTCGCGCCTGCAAAGTGCGGCCACGCCTGCCTGCCTGGCCCTGGTGACCCTGCTCTGCGTTTTTTCTCTCCTCCCTTTCGGCTCCCTTTCAGCCTGCGCGATGAGCGCCCTGATCGCGGCCCGGGGCCACACCCTGGACGATTTTGCCCTTCGCGGCCCGGCGGCTGAATACTGGCTATACGACGATCCCTGGGACTATTTTGGCATGCTGATGGCAAATTCCAACGCCTATTCCAACAACGACGGCTACGGCGTGGCCGCCTATGCGGAAAACCAGCCCAAACTCTCAGCCAGCGGGATGTGGTACAAGCGGGTGCTCTCTTTTTCCGATCTGAACCGGGTCTATTACACCGGCAGCTACCTGAATCCCGATGTCCATTATGACACGGAAGACGGCGACGTGCTCGACACGGCGCTGAACGCGATCAGAGGCGGAGAGGGCCAGCCCGTGATCGTTTTGGGCCACGTCCGCAGCGCTTCGGGCCGTACTTTGGGCAACCATCCCTTCTTCTTCGGGTACCAGAAGCGGACCTTCAGCTTCATGCACAACGGCTTCTGCGATTCCGCGAGGGCCTTCATGATCGCCCGGATCAGGCAGGCGGACCCGTATTGGTTCAACCTCCATCCCAACAATCATTTCCAGGATCCCGACCCCCTCAACTGGGTGGACACGGAAGTGCTCTTCCACTACATCATGAGCCACGTGGTGGCCCGCGACGGTGACGTCCTCAGCGGCCTGAACCACGCCCTGCTTGGCTTGAGAAGCTATCTCGACAGCCCAACTTCCGGGATCTACAACTTCGTCATGTCAGACGGCGAACGGCTCTACGTCTACCGCAGCACCCCGCGGACGGGCGCCAATTCCGGCTACAAACTATCCTATCGCTCTTTCGGCGGCCAATTTTACGCGGTTCGCACCCTCGGCCCCCAGCCCGGCGATACCGAACTCGAAGGCCGCGAATTGGTTGTCTTTGACCGCGGCCGCAAGCCGCTCCACTATCCTGATTTTGCCAGGGAAACAGTCTACTCCTCCGCCCTGGGCGTTTCAGCCTCCCAAACCCGGGACAGGCCGGAGGAGATCGTTCCCGCAATAGTGGCCGGCCCCAATCCTTTCCGGGGCTTCACCACCCTGCGGATCAGCGTTGCCAACAGCGGCGAACTGGTCACCACGGTCTGCAACGCGAAGGGCCAGCCGGTCTGGTCCCGGAGCAGGCAGATCGACAGGCCCGGCACCATCAGCGTGATCTGGGACGGCAAAGACGACCGGGGAAAACCGCTGGCACCGGGAATTTATTTCATCAAAGCTGAGACCGATGAAAAACGGCTCCGGGCCAGGGTGGTCCTGCTAAAATAGCCTCTTTTGGGAGCAGGGGAAACGCGTGAGGCCAGCCCGATCCTTTGACCTTGGTCAAATTTTGCCAACACCTTGCCCTTCCCGTTCGTTAGCAGGGTATGAGAAACGCCGGAGAATCAAATGACCGACCCGCAAGACCTCGTCAGGCTGCACGAACGGGCGCTGCTCAATTTCGCGCTGCAACTGACAAGGTCCGAGGACGACGCGGAAGACCTGCTCCAGGATACCTGGATCAAGTGCCTGGCCTTTCAGCAGTTGCTGGACGGCATGACCGAGCAGAAACAGCGCAGCTGGCTGTTCACCGTGCTCAAGAACAGGTGGCTGGACATCTGCCGCAAGCGCAAGCTGGAACGCCTCGTCGCCAGCCAGGCCGCCCCGGTGACAAACTCTCCGGTCCCCTTATACCAGTTGGAAGACAAGCTGGACAAGCTTCCAGCCCTGGAGCGGGAGATCGTCTACCAAAAATTCTGGCTGGGCTCAAACAGCCGCGAGATCTCGCAAGAGCTGGGGATCCCGGAAGGAACGGTGCGCTGGTGCTTGAGCCAGGCCCTGGGAAAATTAAGGAAAATAATGCAGCAGAGTGAGAAGGAGGAACGATGTCTACTCTGATAAAGAACATTGGCATATTGGACGCCCGCCAGGCGTCTGCGGAACAGGTCCGCGAGATCGGAAAAATCTATAATGTGGGCTGCCTCGTGGTCAGTCCGGAGAACAAAGCTGAATTTTCCCGGATCAGCATGACGAACGTGGGCAAGCTGTTCGAACTGGATGGCGGCTACAAGCTGCACACCGGCCCGATGGAGATCACCAAACAGCTTCTGGAGGATTCCGAGGAAGGGGTCAAACTCTGCATGGTCGGGCCTCTGGACGTCGCTTCGGACATTTCGGAGGAACTGCTGCAGGCCAAACTGGTGGGGCTGCACATGGTCGGCCCGGCTTCTGTGCCGGAAAAGCTTTACGGGATCTTCATGAAAAAGGTGAAAGACATCGTCGGCAACGTCGCCATCGAGCCTGAGGGCGCCGTCAAGGCCAGAGGCAAGCTCACCATCACCAACGACTACCTCCGCGCCATGGATGACCACAGCGAATTTTCCGTCTCCGGCCATGTCAAGCTGGATAAAGATGTCGATCCCGCCCTCTTTGAGCAGAAGATCGCCTCCCTCCGGGTCGCCGGCCCCATCAACTTTCACGAAGGCCAGGAGAAAATGCTCAAAAAAGTGCTCAAGGACACCGAAAAGACCCGCATCAAGATCCTCCGCTTCGATTACCACTATGTGCCCGGCGGGACCGTGATCGACTCCTTCACCCTCATGACTTTGGGAAACAAAACCATCTCCTGCTACGGCATCCTCTTCCTCCACGAGGAGGTGACCCATGAACTCATCCAGGAAAAGAACGTCCGCTTCGAGGCCGGAACGGTCTATTTCCCCAAATCCGTGATGCGGGAAATGGCCTCCCGCCTGGGCCCGGAAACCAAAGGCATTCCCTACGAACCGGAAAAGACCGACGTCGTGGCCTGCGAACAAACCATCACCCAGGCACGCCTGGAAGCCATGCCGGACAAAAACACCCTGGTGGTGACCGGCATCCTGAACCTCGACGACGATATCAAACTGGATACCCTCTCTGCCAAGATCGCCACCCTGGACAACTACGGCGAGATCATCGCCTCCAAAGACGTCGCCAGCATCCTGCAAGGAAAACTGCGCATCAACGATGGCAGCATCCAGGTCAGGGGCGAAAAGGACCTTGACTTCGATGAGAGCGGCTTCGACAACGTCATCGAAAACGTGGCCACCTTTACCCTTTGAAGTTTTTCCGGATCCAGATCCTTCTGTGGCAGGGATCAGAGCCGTCTCCATCCATGCAACCCCACAGGCGCTTTCGGGACTGAAAAAGCCTGTCGGGGAGGGCGGGGACTTACTATAAAGGTACTGTATTGCGCATAGCCCGGGCTCAAAGCCCGGCGCTACATCGCTTAGCCCCTACGGGACAGGCTGAACGTACGGCTTCATCCTGGATTTTCTCCCTAAACCTTCACACTCATTCCCAAAACCACAGAGCATAAGCGTATTTACTTCCATAACAACATCTTATCCCAATATCGCCCTTCCTCCCACTTAGGTGGCCCCCCTTATCATTACGCTATCAATACGGACTCATTACGGACAAAGTCCGTAGTGAGTCCGTATTGATAGCGTAATGATAAGGGGGGCGACTGGGGGAAAGAGGGAAAAACGGAACCTGGAAAAAACCATGCGGCCTCGGTATCACCTCGCTGGAGTCGAGCCCGCCCGCAATCCAGACAGGTAAAAACACATTCAATTTGAGCATTGGCGGGCATGGACTCCAGCAATAGAGATCAAACGTGGTAAAGTCCGAAGGACGACAGTGCATTAGCACGGTATGGAGCGCAGCGGAATGCCGTGGCATGAGGTTCGTGTGTTTTTTTTCTAACCCACCTTATCCCAAGCGAAGCAAAAAATAATCCCAACACTATATCCTTCACATTCGTTAGATAAATGCAGACGCGATGTTAAGGAGATAACAATGAAGAACATCAACGAGACCAACAAGCTTGCCAACACGAACATTTCCCTGAACCCAGGGGACGGCAACAACACCGGGATCAGACATACGGAGCCCCATGCCCAGGTGCCGGATGTGCACATCCTGAGAAACTGGAAGCTGCACTGCCCCTGGGTGATCAAACCTGTGCACTACTATCCATAAGCTGTAGACATTACGCGGACTGAGACACGGTCTTCAGGCCGCCATAACGATCGTATACGCGATCGAGCCTGCCCCCAAACCCCTCTCAGTATTGCAATTCCTCCAGAAACACCTTCTTGAGGGTGGCGGTCCCGGGCCTGCCATTCAATAGGTCAAACTGGTCTTTGCGGATCGGGCAGCTGAAGGTTTCGACGGCTGGGGCGGAGTTTCTTTCCGCGGGCAGGAGGGTGAAAGTTTCGCGGAATTCCGAGCTTTCGCCCAGGGTGCTTTCCAGCCCTGAGTCCGCCGGGATGTGGATCTCCGCCAAAACTCGGGAAATGGCTGCTCCGGTGGAGTTTCTGATCCTCACCACAAAGAGATGGGAGGGGGTTTCCAGATCGCTCGAGCGGGTGTATTGCACCTCCCATTGGAGGATGTCGGCATCGGGCAGGTTGGTGAGGAAAAAGTCCCTTTTGACGAAGATCCCGGATTCCGCGATGTCCTTTTTGAGAGCTTCCAGCATCTTGAGTAAACTGATCCGGGAGTATTTTTTGAGTTCGGGGCGCATGTTTGGCAGATAGTCGTAGGGGTCGATCTTTTTCAGGTCCGGGACCGCGTCGGGCTGATCGTGGCCCAGGGTGGCGCTAAGCTCGTTGTAGAGGGCGTTGACGGCGTCCTTTTCCCTCTGGGGCAGGCCGGCATTGAGCCGTAATTCGCGCTTGAACCACTGGTCCGGAGTGTAGTTGGCCACCTTTTCCCAAGGCAGGATCAGCAAAACGATCCCGATCAGGACGATGAACAGCAGGATGGTCAGCAGCACGCTGCCAAAGGTTTTCTTTTTCCTGGGTGCCTCGGGCTCAGGTTCGGGGGCCTGGTTTTCCGGCCAGGGCGCGGGCGATTCCGGTTCCCGGAGATGCTTGTCCTTCTTCATCTTGGCTTCCTTTGCGCCCTATCTTTCAAGGTTGAAGTTGAAGGCGCTGCCGCCTTTCTTGACAAGTTCCACGACGATCCCCAGCACGAGGATGGACAGGATCATCCTGCCCAGTGATCTCTTCTTTTTGGTCCTGGCCATATGGCGCTCCTTGTTGCATAGTTTAATACATCAGGCATACCGCTTCCGTTTTTTGTCAAGCAGAAATTCGCTTTCGCGATTCAGATGAATGCCCCTCCGGCCTGTTTTCATTAGTTTCGGCCATCCCGGAACCGGGTTCGATCCGGTCGAAGGGTGCTCTTGCTCGGATGCGGTGTTTACACAAGCATCAATGCTCAAATCGCCTCCCATGGTCATCAGAGCATAAAAACTCAGCGCATCATCTTGACATAGTTCTTCTGTAATCAATGCCTCATATGATGCCAAAAAACTAAATGTACAACCCGGCGATCCTCTCCAGAAGCTCCGGTTTTTTAAGGCTTTTGATCCACTCCGGCGGAATGGATTCATAGCCGTAAAGCAGTGCAGCCAGACCTCCGGCCACGGCGGCGACGGTGTCGGTGTCGTCTCCCAGGTTGGTGGCGGCCAAAACGCACTGCCGGTAATCGGAAGTGTTTAGCAGGCAATACATTGCAGCTTCCAGGGTGTGGACCACATAGCCTCCGGAAGAGATGTAATCAGCGCAATGGCTTTGTTCCGGATCGGTGCTTCCCTGGCTGAGGTCTTTTTCCAGCAGGCGCCTCAGTTCCGCGCAATCGCGGGTGGAGCAGGCGGTGGAGTCGATCAATTCCCGGATCTCGCTTTGGGTATGGCGCGCGGCCTCGAACTTATCCACCCCGTCGATCAGTTTTTCGGCATATTTGAGATACCAGAGGCAGCAAAGCACGCTGCGGATGTGTGGATGCGTGAGGGCGCTGGCTTCGGCGACGACGCGCAGTTGCTCGCCGATCTCCAGATCGCGGATGTGGATGAGCAGAGGCAGGATGCGCATCAGGGCACCATTGCCGTTCGCGTCTTCGGCCGGTTCAGAAAGCAGATCGCGCAGGCGTTCATGCTCTCCTGAAGCGAGGATGTCTTTCAAAACCCGGATGGCTTTGCTGGTCTGTCCGCCCACGTCAAAAGCCTGGTCCCGGGCGCTGAGGTAGCCCTCATAGTACCATTGGACAAAGCGTTGCGCCTGATCGGCGAGGTCGTAGCCCCGGGCCAATGATTCGGCCAGGCAGAGGGTGAGGGAGGTATCGTCCGACCACAATCCGATCTCCTCCTCCCGCGCGGGATGAACCTGCCCCGAGGCATCCACGCTCACGCCCATGTCTGTCACGGGCCGTAGTTTGCGGCTTTCCCGGCCGGCAAATTGCCAGGGAAATCCCAGCGCGTCGCCGACCGCCACGCCGTAGACGATCCTTTTCATCAATTCCGCATTGTTCATCTCCCCTCCTTGTGCCGGGATTCTTATCCGGATGTGCTGATCCGGAATTTCAGCCCTGCCTCGATCTTGTAAAGTGAGCTATCCGGCCTGTCAGTTACGGTCAAAACCTTGGGCAGGAGGCCTTGGAATACCTTGTATTCATCGCAATAGATGGTTACCATCCTCCCGATGAAGCGTCTGTGGGGCAGCAGCACGATCGAGCCTCCGGGGCCGAATTCCAGGCTGTAGTCGCGTTCCTCAAACATTTGAACGGGAATGGCGGCAAACATATCCTGCTCGCATTTCTCGCATACATGTTCCACCTTGTCCTTCCGAGCGGGCATCCGGTCAAACTGGACAAGATTATATTCATCATTCATCCTTTCCCGCCTGTAAGGGGCATGGGACCTGGACACGGTTGTCCATCTGTCCTCTGGTCCAATCTCCAAATGCGGGATCCAGAGCGTGGGAGGAAGTCCGGTTAGGGTGTTGCGGCTGCGATAGGAAAGGGTTAGTTCGTGTTCCTGGATGTGAAACCTGGCCTGCCAGGAATCGAACTTGTCCAGCCTGAAGCGGTGGGCGATTTCGCCGCTGCGGGCTTCCCAGGCGCTTTCCAACTGCATGAAGGTGTAGCCGTCAACGTCGTCCAGGATGATGCTGGCGGCGATCTCATCCTGATTCAGATGGAAAGAGTTGTCCAGTTCAGCGATGTAGGATCCGGCATAACCCGCGAATTCCAGGTCGGTCTTGGCCTGAAAATACGCGAAGGGGCTCACTTTCAGGGCGGTGTAGAGCCCGCGCCCCGCCTGTCCGATCACGAGGAAATGGACCAGATATTCCCCGTCGTCCAGCAGCCGGACGTTGCCCAACAGCTTATCCGGAGAGAAGGTGAACTCCGGCTCCCTGCCTCGCTGGCCCTTTGCGGCAGATGGCTTTTCAGGCAGGGGGAAGCTGGGCAGGTCTTGTTCCCTGGAGGATCTGATCGAATCCAGATAGACCTGGAACAGGCTTTCAGCTTTGTCGTCACTCAGTATGCGAAACATCTGTTTCCCCCTCCCTTATTTTGTATGTGGCGGACACCGGAGTTTCCTGACATAATTTTGGCAGCTCCAGAGTGAAAAAGGCCCGGGCGTCCTCGGTATCGAGGCCTTTGTATTCCAGGTAGTTGCGGAATTTGTTCCT of Candidatus Syntrophosphaera sp. contains these proteins:
- a CDS encoding class II glutamine amidotransferase, which codes for MKKNRAIREISSRLQSAATPACLALVTLLCVFSLLPFGSLSACAMSALIAARGHTLDDFALRGPAAEYWLYDDPWDYFGMLMANSNAYSNNDGYGVAAYAENQPKLSASGMWYKRVLSFSDLNRVYYTGSYLNPDVHYDTEDGDVLDTALNAIRGGEGQPVIVLGHVRSASGRTLGNHPFFFGYQKRTFSFMHNGFCDSARAFMIARIRQADPYWFNLHPNNHFQDPDPLNWVDTEVLFHYIMSHVVARDGDVLSGLNHALLGLRSYLDSPTSGIYNFVMSDGERLYVYRSTPRTGANSGYKLSYRSFGGQFYAVRTLGPQPGDTELEGRELVVFDRGRKPLHYPDFARETVYSSALGVSASQTRDRPEEIVPAIVAGPNPFRGFTTLRISVANSGELVTTVCNAKGQPVWSRSRQIDRPGTISVIWDGKDDRGKPLAPGIYFIKAETDEKRLRARVVLLK
- a CDS encoding RNA polymerase sigma factor; the encoded protein is MTDPQDLVRLHERALLNFALQLTRSEDDAEDLLQDTWIKCLAFQQLLDGMTEQKQRSWLFTVLKNRWLDICRKRKLERLVASQAAPVTNSPVPLYQLEDKLDKLPALEREIVYQKFWLGSNSREISQELGIPEGTVRWCLSQALGKLRKIMQQSEKEERCLL
- a CDS encoding ADP-ribosylglycohydrolase family protein, whose amino-acid sequence is MNNAELMKRIVYGVAVGDALGFPWQFAGRESRKLRPVTDMGVSVDASGQVHPAREEEIGLWSDDTSLTLCLAESLARGYDLADQAQRFVQWYYEGYLSARDQAFDVGGQTSKAIRVLKDILASGEHERLRDLLSEPAEDANGNGALMRILPLLIHIRDLEIGEQLRVVAEASALTHPHIRSVLCCLWYLKYAEKLIDGVDKFEAARHTQSEIRELIDSTACSTRDCAELRRLLEKDLSQGSTDPEQSHCADYISSGGYVVHTLEAAMYCLLNTSDYRQCVLAATNLGDDTDTVAAVAGGLAALLYGYESIPPEWIKSLKKPELLERIAGLYI